The proteins below are encoded in one region of Cyclopterus lumpus isolate fCycLum1 chromosome 8, fCycLum1.pri, whole genome shotgun sequence:
- the ppp1caa gene encoding protein phosphatase 1, catalytic subunit, alpha isozyme a — MAEPDKLNIDSIIQRLLEVKGSRPGKNVQLTEGEIRGLCLKSREIFLSQPILLELEAPLKICGDVHGQYYDLLRLFEYGGFPPESNYLFLGDYVDRGKQSLETICLLLAYKIKYPENFFLLRGNHECASINRIYGFYDECKRRYNIKLWKTFTDCFNCLPVAAIVDEKIFCCHGGLSPDLQSMEQIRRVMRPTDVPDQGLLCDLLWADPDKDVLGWGENDRGVSFTFGADVVAKFLHKHDMDLICRAHQVVEDGYEFFAKRQLVTLFSAPNYCGEFDNAGAMMSVDETLMCSFQILKPADKKLYPYGGGGGMGSGRPVTPPRNSAKAAKAKK, encoded by the exons tCAAGGGCTCTCGACCAGGGAAGAATGTCCAGCTGACAGAGGGTGAGATCCGTGGGCTTTGCCTAAAGTCCCGTGAAATCTTCCTGAGCCAGCCAATCCTGCTTGAACTAGAGGCTCCCCTCAAAATCTGTG GTGATGTCCACGGTCAGTACTATGATCTGCTTCGGCTGTTTGAATACGGAGGCTTCCCCCCAGAAAGCAACTACCTGTTCCTGGGTGACTATGTAGACCGAGGGAAGCAGTCACTGGAGACCATCTGCCTGCTTCTAGCCTACAAGATAAAATATCCAGAGAACTTTTTCCTGCTGCGTGGAAACCATGAATGCGCCTCCATTAATCGAATCTACGGCTTTTATGACGAGT GTAAGCGAAGGTATAACATAAAGCTGTGGAAGACCTTCACAGACTGCTTCAACTGTTTACCTGTGGCTGCCATAGTAGATGAGAAGATCTTCTGCTGTCACGGAG GCCTCTCTCCTGATCTTCAGTCTATGGAGCAGATCCGCAGAGTTATGCGGCCCACAGACGTGCCTGACCAGGGTTTGTTGTGTGACCTGCTGTGGGCTGATCCAGACAAAGATGTGCTCGGCTGGGGTGAAAACGACCGTGGCGTCTCCTTCACGTTCGGGGCAGATGTGGTGGCCAAATTTTTGCACAAACACGACATGGACCTAATATGCAGAGCACATCAG GTGGTAGAAGACGGTTATGAGTTTTTCGCTAAGAGGCAACTCGTCACCTTATTCTCTGCTCCCAACTACTGTGGAGAGTTCGACAACGCCGGTGCCATGATGAGTGTGGATGAGACACTCATGTGCTCCTTCCAG ATTCTGAAGCCAGCCGATAAGAAATTGTATCCTTATGGCGGAGGGGGAGGGATGGGATCTGGGAGACCGGTCACCCCGCCACGAAATTCGGCCAAGGCTGCCAAGGCCAAGAAATAA